In the Clavelina lepadiformis chromosome 8, kaClaLepa1.1, whole genome shotgun sequence genome, one interval contains:
- the LOC143469062 gene encoding sequestosome-1-like isoform X2, which produces MSLQYKAFLYNDKPCRPKEIRRFAIDQDVSSNYEYLRRKVSTVFPNLGESNFSLQWIDSDGDLIWFNSDEELMQALSQLNGDLFKIYINEHSSSGSSEGESPGNACGAERRQGRGRCGPRWGGNPGFQQWYPHFGQFDPNVFSKCPFFGPNADKTESEHQSTAEKPSTSGEGANQRGNSATGFDGQSYLKNVGNAVADFLQPFGIDVDINVEHKGEKAKCTGQQQEAREEKKPSTNSEEKKKENEDQNQSDSSDPEWTFVKKDGKSAEATTSQGDGSTDKMEVGEDARLRDSLNQLLSMGFNDYGGWLTNLLKASNYNISKALDAMQPAQGQKD; this is translated from the exons ATGTCACTTCAATACAAAGCTTTCTTGTACAATGATAAGCCTTGCAGGCCGAAAGAAATTCGTCGCTTTGCCATCGATCAGGATGTTTCCAGCAACTATGAATATCTGCGAAGAAAG GTTTCAACTGTGTTTCCTAATCTTGGAGAAAGCAACTTTTCTCTTCAATGGATAGATTCAGATGGTGATTTGATTTGGTTTAATTCGGATGAGGAACTCATGCAAGCTCTCAGTCAACTTAATGGAGATTTATTCAAGATATATATAAAT GAACATTCATCCAGCGGCTCATCCGAAGGTGAAAGTCCTGGTAATGCTTGTGGGGCAGAAAGAAGACAGGGTCGTGGGCGTTGTGGGCCACGATGGGGTGGAAACCCAGGATTCCAACAATGGTATCCACACTTTGGTCAGTTTGATCCAAATGTTTTCAGCAAGTGTCCATTCTTCGGACCAAATGCTGATAAAACTGAAAGTGAACAT CAGTCTACTGCAGAAAAACCTTCAACTTCTGGAGAAGGTGCAAATCAAAGGGGAAATTCAGCGACCGGTTTTGATG GACAAAGCTACCTAAAGAATGTTGGTAACGCGGTTGCCGATTTTCTTCAACCTTTTGGGATTGACGTTGATATAAATGTTGAGCACAAAGGAGAAAAGGCTAAATGCACTGGACAGCAACAAGAAGCACGGGAAGAGAAGAAACCTTCAACAAAcagtgaagaaaagaagaaagaaaatgagGATCAAAATCAAA GTGATTCTTCAGATCCAGAATGGACCTTTGTTAAAAAAGACGGAAAGTCTGCTGAGGCAACAACTTCACAAG GAGATGGAAGTACGGATAAAATGGAAGTGGGTGAAG ATGCTCGATTACGTGATTCACTCAATCAGTTATTGAGTATGGGCTTCAACGACTATGGAGGTTGGCTTACAAATCTGCTCAAAGCCAGCAACTATAATATCAGCAAAGCACTTGATGCAATGCAGCCAGCCCAAGGCCAGAAAGATTAG
- the LOC143469062 gene encoding sequestosome-1-like isoform X1, which produces MSLQYKAFLYNDKPCRPKEIRRFAIDQDVSSNYEYLRRKVSTVFPNLGESNFSLQWIDSDGDLIWFNSDEELMQALSQLNGDLFKIYINEHSSSGSSEGESPGNACGAERRQGRGRCGPRWGGNPGFQQWYPHFGQFDPNVFSKCPFFGPNADKTESEHKQSTAEKPSTSGEGANQRGNSATGFDGQSYLKNVGNAVADFLQPFGIDVDINVEHKGEKAKCTGQQQEAREEKKPSTNSEEKKKENEDQNQSDSSDPEWTFVKKDGKSAEATTSQGDGSTDKMEVGEDARLRDSLNQLLSMGFNDYGGWLTNLLKASNYNISKALDAMQPAQGQKD; this is translated from the exons ATGTCACTTCAATACAAAGCTTTCTTGTACAATGATAAGCCTTGCAGGCCGAAAGAAATTCGTCGCTTTGCCATCGATCAGGATGTTTCCAGCAACTATGAATATCTGCGAAGAAAG GTTTCAACTGTGTTTCCTAATCTTGGAGAAAGCAACTTTTCTCTTCAATGGATAGATTCAGATGGTGATTTGATTTGGTTTAATTCGGATGAGGAACTCATGCAAGCTCTCAGTCAACTTAATGGAGATTTATTCAAGATATATATAAAT GAACATTCATCCAGCGGCTCATCCGAAGGTGAAAGTCCTGGTAATGCTTGTGGGGCAGAAAGAAGACAGGGTCGTGGGCGTTGTGGGCCACGATGGGGTGGAAACCCAGGATTCCAACAATGGTATCCACACTTTGGTCAGTTTGATCCAAATGTTTTCAGCAAGTGTCCATTCTTCGGACCAAATGCTGATAAAACTGAAAGTGAACAT aagCAGTCTACTGCAGAAAAACCTTCAACTTCTGGAGAAGGTGCAAATCAAAGGGGAAATTCAGCGACCGGTTTTGATG GACAAAGCTACCTAAAGAATGTTGGTAACGCGGTTGCCGATTTTCTTCAACCTTTTGGGATTGACGTTGATATAAATGTTGAGCACAAAGGAGAAAAGGCTAAATGCACTGGACAGCAACAAGAAGCACGGGAAGAGAAGAAACCTTCAACAAAcagtgaagaaaagaagaaagaaaatgagGATCAAAATCAAA GTGATTCTTCAGATCCAGAATGGACCTTTGTTAAAAAAGACGGAAAGTCTGCTGAGGCAACAACTTCACAAG GAGATGGAAGTACGGATAAAATGGAAGTGGGTGAAG ATGCTCGATTACGTGATTCACTCAATCAGTTATTGAGTATGGGCTTCAACGACTATGGAGGTTGGCTTACAAATCTGCTCAAAGCCAGCAACTATAATATCAGCAAAGCACTTGATGCAATGCAGCCAGCCCAAGGCCAGAAAGATTAG
- the LOC143469061 gene encoding uncharacterized protein LOC143469061: MVKAMQRRLIKRGLELIGAVAVVYLMLELLDSHTSDQADMAGQNIKVQLPRSDSGGHEINELREQLRKVQQVQQEQQKKQPPPVPFVQQQPKPAANNPKPAPPKPNPQAPKPIAPKNPAPKAPVQKVAPKNVPVAADGSKANSGGSAKQTSLDLGVNLDFAKLNLPYPSLKSKGFVLPMLYFDMGPNNLFRLFRQATVTAYEMGRGVVVPVFHRHPRMGDAAENPFVLPIFDTNYTVDLVWPPSATIDAGMLKKVINTVSMKEFNRNCKGKLDVVVRCGDVDVKREDGLKHFQRAADMKIAKEITIQSYEELVPNDLSAGIIGPDEDKCMGIVYGKKCLPDQDRWLATFSRIADNFWRPQPIRNFALKFIAQKLGGKPFMAFHWRYESDWLDMCKPSRPKGARDRNREICRITMGLSYDDNVRSSFVETIKDKMADYNLKQIYLASPPNNIDLIRLLNESFPGNFFYMDDVMKFAEKTESPEFLSNNYKASFVEQEICFRSTLYLGAALSSWTQTVLTDRLSRGIVKHDSVLDVVGKGNPGFPKLVFQFPEGNFNFGGMMKDKKV, encoded by the exons ATGGTTAAAGCAATGCAGCGCCGGCTGATCAAAAGGGGTCTTGAGCTTATTGGAGCCGTGGCAGTTGTTTACCTCATGCTGGAACTGCTGGACTCCCACACATCCGACCAGGCTGATATGGCAGGG CAAAACATAAAAGTGCAATTGCCGAGGTCGGACAGCGGAGGTCATGAGATAAACGAATTACGAGAGCAG CTTCGCAAAGTGCAGCAGGTGCAACAAGAGCAGCAGAAAAAACAACCACCACCTGTTCCGTTTGTCCAACAGCAACCAAAACCAGCAGCTAACAACCCGAAG CCTGCGCCCCCTAAACCAAACCCTCAAGCTCCCAAACCTATTGCGCCGAAAAATCCTGCTCCGAAAGCTCCAGTTCAAAAAGTGGCACCAAAAA ACGTTCCGGTGGCGGCAGATGGCTCAAAAGCGAATTCCGGCGGAAGTGCGAAACAAACGTCATTGGATCTTGGAGTGAATCTAGACTTTGCTAAATTGAACCTG CCATATCCATCATTAAAGTCAAAGGGTTTCGTTCTACCTATGCTTTACTTTGACATGGGACCAAACAACCTTTTCCGCTTGTTTAGACAAGCAACGGTCACTGCATACGAAATGGGTCGAGGAGTAGTCGTCCCAGTTTTTCACAG ACATCCACGTATGGGAGATGCTGCGGAAAATCCATTTGTACTTCCGATTTTCGACACAAATTACACAGTAGATTTGGTGTGGCCACCTTCTGCCACTATTGACGCTGGAATGCTGAAAAAG GTGATCAATACCGTATCTATGAAAGAgtttaacagaaattgtaaAGGAAAGTTAGATGTTGTCGTACGTTGTGGTGATGTCGACGTCAAGCGTGAAGATGGTCTCAAACATTTCCAAAGAGCAGCTGATATGAAA ATAGCAAAAGAAATAACCATTCAGTCTTACGAAGAACTTGTTCCAAATGATCTAAGTGCTGGCATAATTGGCCCCGACGAAGACAAGTGCATGGGAATTGTGTACGGAAAAAAGTGCCTGCCTGATCAAGACCGCTGGCTGGCTACCTTTTCACGAATTGCAGATAATTTCTGGAG aCCTCAGCCTATTCGCAATTTTGCCCTCAAATTTATTGCGCAGAAGTTAGGTGGCAAACCTTTCATGGCGTTCCATTGGCGATATGAATCGGACTGGCTCGATAT gTGCAAGCCTAGTAGACCTAAAGGTGCCCGGGATCGCAACAGAGAAATTTGCAGAATCACCATGGGTTTATCATATGACGACAACGTTCGAAGTTCATTTGTTGAAACTATCAAAGACAAGATGGCCGACTACaatctgaaacaaatttatcttGCTAGTCCTCCCAAC AATATTGACCTCATCCGTCTTCTTAACGAAAGCTTTCCCGGAAATTTTTTCTACATGGATGACGTCATGAAGTTTGCTGAGAAAACCGAGAGCCCGGAGTTCCTTTCAAACAATTACAAAGCGTCGTTTGTTGAACAGGAAATATGCTTCA GATCCACTCTATATCTGGGGGCTGCCTTATCCTCCTGGACACAAACTGTTTTGACCGATCGTTTGTCTCGTGGCATTGTGAAGCACGACAGTGTTCTAGACGTGGTGGGAAAAG GCAACCCTGGCTTCCCCAAATTAGTGTTCCAATTCCCGGAaggaaattttaattttggcGGCATGATGAAAGACAAGAAAGTATAA
- the LOC143469665 gene encoding uncharacterized protein LOC143469665 isoform X2 produces MKIEELYEPIEVESRPVIIHMPTHVTKAPKRSKKIIKTKLPRASNIKLSPVQKQRQRRPSMMRLDQVNRHEEHSYLMDEETNQAILENTISKDELCRYLSPLKFLEIDTWRREVPFGLGHENEPDRRKWRTPIEILTARKGSKVGDPQSIETSNPDPKLVRSKTSLERRQNLSVKRRISTKLAETADKDNSRHPESPPNMDLSSRLKPGSATAQRHCQQPSDHTRPVTSPEKTEMISHINYENIVTSSRPSGAKIYGRSGDLSPNLTNRSGYSSNERVPSSGALYNRSPHSSSASLRRSRNSNSSTLDKIRNRPFYEIKDLDYLRSPHQRSNDDGEEEGIAQHPSLPSFQPGTWKRSFTSSKIRKIPTGFRPRIRSEKENSFETKLSLYKPHPPNPDQKKLVTSFSDPNIAYVPESSPKNVSNQKKKQMHDKVKNYYAQSLALPVQISPLEGDDEAVNAVASYNTVCGSITDRSSVTPRQATTLQVSPVSVSPRIIYPPTTRSLNKSSSNHSPWVSQALPDLSLNDKARAESDGYYVRKPNKSVTFRLREEQGDITGYRRGPVGECGQKPDVSMVVVNIDQVHSTPRNAISSNGAIGLARNSSEFATRTHSIPVRP; encoded by the exons ATGAAAATAGAAGAGTTGTACGAACCGATTGAAGTAGAGTCTCGTCCTGTTATCATCCACATGCCAACGCATGTTACCAAAGCTCCAAAGAGGagcaaaaaaatcattaaaaccAAACTCCCCCGTGCTTCGAATATTAAGCTATCTCCAG TTCAGAAGCAGCGTCAGAGGAGACCAAGCATGATGCGACTTGACCAAGTTAACAGACACGAGGAACATTCATACTTGATGGACGAGGAG ACAAACCAAGCAATTTTGGAGAACACCATCTCCAAGGATGAACTCTGTCGCTATCTGAGTCCATTAAAGTTTTTGGAAATAGACACTTGGCGaag GGAAGTGCCCTTCGGCCTTGGCCACGAAAACGAACCGGATCGACGAAAATGGCGGACACCCATAGAAATATTAACTGCAAGAAAGGGATCCAAAGTGGGAGATCCCCAAAGCATAGAAACATCCAATCCCGATCCAAAACTGGTTCGATCAAAGACTTCTCTCGAACGACGGCAG AATCTTAGCGTCAAGCGACGAATATCAACCAAGCTTGCCGAAACTGCTGATAAAGATAATTCCAG ACACCCTGAATCACCTCCAAATATGGATTTAAGTTCCCGTTTAAAACCCGGTTCAGCAACCGCGCAGCGGCATTGTCAGCAGCCATCTGACCACACGAGGCCAGTTACTTCACCAGAGAAGACGGAAATGATATCGCACATCAACTACGAAAACATTGTGACTTCATCGCGGCCATCAGGTGCCAAAATTTACGGCAGAAGTGGTGATTTGAGCCCGAACTTGACAAACCGCAG TGGATACTCTTCCAATGAAAGGGTGCCATCTAGCGGTGCTTTGTACAACAGATCTCCACATTCATCGTCTGCTTCATTACGACGTTCTCGTAATTCCAATTCATCGACTTTAGATAAGATTAGAAATCGACCTTTCTATG AGATCAAAGACCTTGATTATCTAAGATCACCTCATCAACGAAGCAATGACGACGGCGAAGAGGAGGGAATCGCGCAACATCCTTCACTGCCCAGCTTCCAACCTGGCACCTGGAAACGTTCTTTCACGTCTTCCAAGATCCGGAAAATCCCGACTGGTTTTCGTCCTCGAATCCGAAGTGAGAAGGAAAACAGCTTTGAGACGAAACTCTCTCTGTATAAGCCTCATCCACCGAATCCGGATCAAAAGAAGCTTGTGACATCATTTTCGGATCCTAACATCGCGTACGTTCCAGAATCTTCGCCCAAAAACgtttcaaatcaaaaaaagaaacaaatgcaCGACAAAGTTAAGAACTATTACGCACAAAGCCTCGCTTTGCCGGTCCAAATCTCACCGCTAGAGGGCGATGATGAAGCGGTTAATGCCGTGGCTTCATACAACACAGTTTGCGGAAGCATAACTGACCGATCGTCTGTTACTCCGAG ACAAGCCACCACTTTACAAGTGTCGCCGGTCAGCGTATCCCCACGGATCATTTATCCGCCTACTACGCGGAGTTTAAACAAATCCTCGTCTAATCATTCTCCCTGGGTCTCTCAAGCCTTGCCCGATCTCTCTTTAAATGACAAAGCGAGAGCAGAATCGGACGGATATTACGTGAG AAAACCCAACAAATCCGTTACCTTTCGGCTCAGAGAGGAGCAAGGTGACATCACCGGTTACAGACGTGGCCCAGTTGGAGAGTGTGGCCAGAAGCCGGACGTGTCAATGGTAGTAGTCAACATCGACCAAGTACATAGCACTCCAAGAAACGCGATCTCTTCTAACGGAGCAATAGGACTTGCTAGAAACTCTTCAGAATTCGCTACAAGGACGCATTCAATTCCAGTTCGACCTTGA
- the LOC143469665 gene encoding uncharacterized protein LOC143469665 isoform X1 produces the protein MKIEELYEPIEVESRPVIIHMPTHVTKAPKRSKKIIKTKLPRASNIKLSPVQKQRQRRPSMMRLDQVNRHEEHSYLMDEETNQAILENTISKDELCRYLSPLKFLEIDTWRREVPFGLGHENEPDRRKWRTPIEILTARKGSKVGDPQSIETSNPDPKLVRSKTSLERRQNLSVKRRISTKLAETADKDNSRHPESPPNMDLSSRLKPGSATAQRHCQQPSDHTRPVTSPEKTEMISHINYENIVTSSRPSGAKIYGRSGDLSPNLTNRSSGYSSNERVPSSGALYNRSPHSSSASLRRSRNSNSSTLDKIRNRPFYEIKDLDYLRSPHQRSNDDGEEEGIAQHPSLPSFQPGTWKRSFTSSKIRKIPTGFRPRIRSEKENSFETKLSLYKPHPPNPDQKKLVTSFSDPNIAYVPESSPKNVSNQKKKQMHDKVKNYYAQSLALPVQISPLEGDDEAVNAVASYNTVCGSITDRSSVTPRQATTLQVSPVSVSPRIIYPPTTRSLNKSSSNHSPWVSQALPDLSLNDKARAESDGYYVRKPNKSVTFRLREEQGDITGYRRGPVGECGQKPDVSMVVVNIDQVHSTPRNAISSNGAIGLARNSSEFATRTHSIPVRP, from the exons ATGAAAATAGAAGAGTTGTACGAACCGATTGAAGTAGAGTCTCGTCCTGTTATCATCCACATGCCAACGCATGTTACCAAAGCTCCAAAGAGGagcaaaaaaatcattaaaaccAAACTCCCCCGTGCTTCGAATATTAAGCTATCTCCAG TTCAGAAGCAGCGTCAGAGGAGACCAAGCATGATGCGACTTGACCAAGTTAACAGACACGAGGAACATTCATACTTGATGGACGAGGAG ACAAACCAAGCAATTTTGGAGAACACCATCTCCAAGGATGAACTCTGTCGCTATCTGAGTCCATTAAAGTTTTTGGAAATAGACACTTGGCGaag GGAAGTGCCCTTCGGCCTTGGCCACGAAAACGAACCGGATCGACGAAAATGGCGGACACCCATAGAAATATTAACTGCAAGAAAGGGATCCAAAGTGGGAGATCCCCAAAGCATAGAAACATCCAATCCCGATCCAAAACTGGTTCGATCAAAGACTTCTCTCGAACGACGGCAG AATCTTAGCGTCAAGCGACGAATATCAACCAAGCTTGCCGAAACTGCTGATAAAGATAATTCCAG ACACCCTGAATCACCTCCAAATATGGATTTAAGTTCCCGTTTAAAACCCGGTTCAGCAACCGCGCAGCGGCATTGTCAGCAGCCATCTGACCACACGAGGCCAGTTACTTCACCAGAGAAGACGGAAATGATATCGCACATCAACTACGAAAACATTGTGACTTCATCGCGGCCATCAGGTGCCAAAATTTACGGCAGAAGTGGTGATTTGAGCCCGAACTTGACAAACCGCAG CAGTGGATACTCTTCCAATGAAAGGGTGCCATCTAGCGGTGCTTTGTACAACAGATCTCCACATTCATCGTCTGCTTCATTACGACGTTCTCGTAATTCCAATTCATCGACTTTAGATAAGATTAGAAATCGACCTTTCTATG AGATCAAAGACCTTGATTATCTAAGATCACCTCATCAACGAAGCAATGACGACGGCGAAGAGGAGGGAATCGCGCAACATCCTTCACTGCCCAGCTTCCAACCTGGCACCTGGAAACGTTCTTTCACGTCTTCCAAGATCCGGAAAATCCCGACTGGTTTTCGTCCTCGAATCCGAAGTGAGAAGGAAAACAGCTTTGAGACGAAACTCTCTCTGTATAAGCCTCATCCACCGAATCCGGATCAAAAGAAGCTTGTGACATCATTTTCGGATCCTAACATCGCGTACGTTCCAGAATCTTCGCCCAAAAACgtttcaaatcaaaaaaagaaacaaatgcaCGACAAAGTTAAGAACTATTACGCACAAAGCCTCGCTTTGCCGGTCCAAATCTCACCGCTAGAGGGCGATGATGAAGCGGTTAATGCCGTGGCTTCATACAACACAGTTTGCGGAAGCATAACTGACCGATCGTCTGTTACTCCGAG ACAAGCCACCACTTTACAAGTGTCGCCGGTCAGCGTATCCCCACGGATCATTTATCCGCCTACTACGCGGAGTTTAAACAAATCCTCGTCTAATCATTCTCCCTGGGTCTCTCAAGCCTTGCCCGATCTCTCTTTAAATGACAAAGCGAGAGCAGAATCGGACGGATATTACGTGAG AAAACCCAACAAATCCGTTACCTTTCGGCTCAGAGAGGAGCAAGGTGACATCACCGGTTACAGACGTGGCCCAGTTGGAGAGTGTGGCCAGAAGCCGGACGTGTCAATGGTAGTAGTCAACATCGACCAAGTACATAGCACTCCAAGAAACGCGATCTCTTCTAACGGAGCAATAGGACTTGCTAGAAACTCTTCAGAATTCGCTACAAGGACGCATTCAATTCCAGTTCGACCTTGA
- the LOC143469665 gene encoding uncharacterized protein LOC143469665 isoform X3: MFQKQRQRRPSMMRLDQVNRHEEHSYLMDEETNQAILENTISKDELCRYLSPLKFLEIDTWRREVPFGLGHENEPDRRKWRTPIEILTARKGSKVGDPQSIETSNPDPKLVRSKTSLERRQNLSVKRRISTKLAETADKDNSRHPESPPNMDLSSRLKPGSATAQRHCQQPSDHTRPVTSPEKTEMISHINYENIVTSSRPSGAKIYGRSGDLSPNLTNRSSGYSSNERVPSSGALYNRSPHSSSASLRRSRNSNSSTLDKIRNRPFYEIKDLDYLRSPHQRSNDDGEEEGIAQHPSLPSFQPGTWKRSFTSSKIRKIPTGFRPRIRSEKENSFETKLSLYKPHPPNPDQKKLVTSFSDPNIAYVPESSPKNVSNQKKKQMHDKVKNYYAQSLALPVQISPLEGDDEAVNAVASYNTVCGSITDRSSVTPRQATTLQVSPVSVSPRIIYPPTTRSLNKSSSNHSPWVSQALPDLSLNDKARAESDGYYVRKPNKSVTFRLREEQGDITGYRRGPVGECGQKPDVSMVVVNIDQVHSTPRNAISSNGAIGLARNSSEFATRTHSIPVRP; encoded by the exons ATGT TTCAGAAGCAGCGTCAGAGGAGACCAAGCATGATGCGACTTGACCAAGTTAACAGACACGAGGAACATTCATACTTGATGGACGAGGAG ACAAACCAAGCAATTTTGGAGAACACCATCTCCAAGGATGAACTCTGTCGCTATCTGAGTCCATTAAAGTTTTTGGAAATAGACACTTGGCGaag GGAAGTGCCCTTCGGCCTTGGCCACGAAAACGAACCGGATCGACGAAAATGGCGGACACCCATAGAAATATTAACTGCAAGAAAGGGATCCAAAGTGGGAGATCCCCAAAGCATAGAAACATCCAATCCCGATCCAAAACTGGTTCGATCAAAGACTTCTCTCGAACGACGGCAG AATCTTAGCGTCAAGCGACGAATATCAACCAAGCTTGCCGAAACTGCTGATAAAGATAATTCCAG ACACCCTGAATCACCTCCAAATATGGATTTAAGTTCCCGTTTAAAACCCGGTTCAGCAACCGCGCAGCGGCATTGTCAGCAGCCATCTGACCACACGAGGCCAGTTACTTCACCAGAGAAGACGGAAATGATATCGCACATCAACTACGAAAACATTGTGACTTCATCGCGGCCATCAGGTGCCAAAATTTACGGCAGAAGTGGTGATTTGAGCCCGAACTTGACAAACCGCAG CAGTGGATACTCTTCCAATGAAAGGGTGCCATCTAGCGGTGCTTTGTACAACAGATCTCCACATTCATCGTCTGCTTCATTACGACGTTCTCGTAATTCCAATTCATCGACTTTAGATAAGATTAGAAATCGACCTTTCTATG AGATCAAAGACCTTGATTATCTAAGATCACCTCATCAACGAAGCAATGACGACGGCGAAGAGGAGGGAATCGCGCAACATCCTTCACTGCCCAGCTTCCAACCTGGCACCTGGAAACGTTCTTTCACGTCTTCCAAGATCCGGAAAATCCCGACTGGTTTTCGTCCTCGAATCCGAAGTGAGAAGGAAAACAGCTTTGAGACGAAACTCTCTCTGTATAAGCCTCATCCACCGAATCCGGATCAAAAGAAGCTTGTGACATCATTTTCGGATCCTAACATCGCGTACGTTCCAGAATCTTCGCCCAAAAACgtttcaaatcaaaaaaagaaacaaatgcaCGACAAAGTTAAGAACTATTACGCACAAAGCCTCGCTTTGCCGGTCCAAATCTCACCGCTAGAGGGCGATGATGAAGCGGTTAATGCCGTGGCTTCATACAACACAGTTTGCGGAAGCATAACTGACCGATCGTCTGTTACTCCGAG ACAAGCCACCACTTTACAAGTGTCGCCGGTCAGCGTATCCCCACGGATCATTTATCCGCCTACTACGCGGAGTTTAAACAAATCCTCGTCTAATCATTCTCCCTGGGTCTCTCAAGCCTTGCCCGATCTCTCTTTAAATGACAAAGCGAGAGCAGAATCGGACGGATATTACGTGAG AAAACCCAACAAATCCGTTACCTTTCGGCTCAGAGAGGAGCAAGGTGACATCACCGGTTACAGACGTGGCCCAGTTGGAGAGTGTGGCCAGAAGCCGGACGTGTCAATGGTAGTAGTCAACATCGACCAAGTACATAGCACTCCAAGAAACGCGATCTCTTCTAACGGAGCAATAGGACTTGCTAGAAACTCTTCAGAATTCGCTACAAGGACGCATTCAATTCCAGTTCGACCTTGA
- the LOC143469665 gene encoding uncharacterized protein LOC143469665 isoform X4, translating to MMRLDQVNRHEEHSYLMDEETNQAILENTISKDELCRYLSPLKFLEIDTWRREVPFGLGHENEPDRRKWRTPIEILTARKGSKVGDPQSIETSNPDPKLVRSKTSLERRQNLSVKRRISTKLAETADKDNSRHPESPPNMDLSSRLKPGSATAQRHCQQPSDHTRPVTSPEKTEMISHINYENIVTSSRPSGAKIYGRSGDLSPNLTNRSSGYSSNERVPSSGALYNRSPHSSSASLRRSRNSNSSTLDKIRNRPFYEIKDLDYLRSPHQRSNDDGEEEGIAQHPSLPSFQPGTWKRSFTSSKIRKIPTGFRPRIRSEKENSFETKLSLYKPHPPNPDQKKLVTSFSDPNIAYVPESSPKNVSNQKKKQMHDKVKNYYAQSLALPVQISPLEGDDEAVNAVASYNTVCGSITDRSSVTPRQATTLQVSPVSVSPRIIYPPTTRSLNKSSSNHSPWVSQALPDLSLNDKARAESDGYYVRKPNKSVTFRLREEQGDITGYRRGPVGECGQKPDVSMVVVNIDQVHSTPRNAISSNGAIGLARNSSEFATRTHSIPVRP from the exons ATGATGCGACTTGACCAAGTTAACAGACACGAGGAACATTCATACTTGATGGACGAGGAG ACAAACCAAGCAATTTTGGAGAACACCATCTCCAAGGATGAACTCTGTCGCTATCTGAGTCCATTAAAGTTTTTGGAAATAGACACTTGGCGaag GGAAGTGCCCTTCGGCCTTGGCCACGAAAACGAACCGGATCGACGAAAATGGCGGACACCCATAGAAATATTAACTGCAAGAAAGGGATCCAAAGTGGGAGATCCCCAAAGCATAGAAACATCCAATCCCGATCCAAAACTGGTTCGATCAAAGACTTCTCTCGAACGACGGCAG AATCTTAGCGTCAAGCGACGAATATCAACCAAGCTTGCCGAAACTGCTGATAAAGATAATTCCAG ACACCCTGAATCACCTCCAAATATGGATTTAAGTTCCCGTTTAAAACCCGGTTCAGCAACCGCGCAGCGGCATTGTCAGCAGCCATCTGACCACACGAGGCCAGTTACTTCACCAGAGAAGACGGAAATGATATCGCACATCAACTACGAAAACATTGTGACTTCATCGCGGCCATCAGGTGCCAAAATTTACGGCAGAAGTGGTGATTTGAGCCCGAACTTGACAAACCGCAG CAGTGGATACTCTTCCAATGAAAGGGTGCCATCTAGCGGTGCTTTGTACAACAGATCTCCACATTCATCGTCTGCTTCATTACGACGTTCTCGTAATTCCAATTCATCGACTTTAGATAAGATTAGAAATCGACCTTTCTATG AGATCAAAGACCTTGATTATCTAAGATCACCTCATCAACGAAGCAATGACGACGGCGAAGAGGAGGGAATCGCGCAACATCCTTCACTGCCCAGCTTCCAACCTGGCACCTGGAAACGTTCTTTCACGTCTTCCAAGATCCGGAAAATCCCGACTGGTTTTCGTCCTCGAATCCGAAGTGAGAAGGAAAACAGCTTTGAGACGAAACTCTCTCTGTATAAGCCTCATCCACCGAATCCGGATCAAAAGAAGCTTGTGACATCATTTTCGGATCCTAACATCGCGTACGTTCCAGAATCTTCGCCCAAAAACgtttcaaatcaaaaaaagaaacaaatgcaCGACAAAGTTAAGAACTATTACGCACAAAGCCTCGCTTTGCCGGTCCAAATCTCACCGCTAGAGGGCGATGATGAAGCGGTTAATGCCGTGGCTTCATACAACACAGTTTGCGGAAGCATAACTGACCGATCGTCTGTTACTCCGAG ACAAGCCACCACTTTACAAGTGTCGCCGGTCAGCGTATCCCCACGGATCATTTATCCGCCTACTACGCGGAGTTTAAACAAATCCTCGTCTAATCATTCTCCCTGGGTCTCTCAAGCCTTGCCCGATCTCTCTTTAAATGACAAAGCGAGAGCAGAATCGGACGGATATTACGTGAG AAAACCCAACAAATCCGTTACCTTTCGGCTCAGAGAGGAGCAAGGTGACATCACCGGTTACAGACGTGGCCCAGTTGGAGAGTGTGGCCAGAAGCCGGACGTGTCAATGGTAGTAGTCAACATCGACCAAGTACATAGCACTCCAAGAAACGCGATCTCTTCTAACGGAGCAATAGGACTTGCTAGAAACTCTTCAGAATTCGCTACAAGGACGCATTCAATTCCAGTTCGACCTTGA